The nucleotide sequence TTCAACACTGTGAATAACCTGAACTGCAGAAGGGAACAGCAGTATTCCGATCAGGAAAAAAGTAATAAATAGCTTATTTATTTTCTCGTTTTGCGTCATTAATTTTTAATTAGAAATCCTAATTTCATTGCTCTAAGCATTTTCTTTTCAAAGTTCCAAAAAAAATCATATTGTCCGTACAACCATCCAAAAAATACCAGCAAAACCTGATATAAAGGAAAAATGACAAGTATCCTAAACGGCCAATAAATATACCAGCCCATTTCTTTAGTGATGCCGAAGAAATCTGTAGTCGGACCTGCGAATTTGGCCGATGTACTGCCGGTAACGGCGAACACCACAAAAATAATCATTAATTGCCAGTTAGTCTCGATGTTCCAGCGTTCTTTTAATTTTTTCAAAGGAGTCGTTGTTTGTATTTAGTTTCAAAAAACTGAAAATAGTGATATAGAAGATAATTAACTTCCAGACCGTATCGGATATTCGGATTGTATTCTATAGTTTGAGGGTATAAAATTCGGCTGTATTTTATATCCTGAACACGGCGGTTGTATTCCATCACATAAAACTGATTCTTACGTTCTAAGAAGGTCACAGAATAATAGCTCTCCGGTGGCTGTGTGCTCATGTAGCGATCGAAACCCTGTTCTAAAATTATGATCTCGTACTCCAGTTCTTCGTTAGCAATACGTATAGTGTCATTTTTCATTTCACTCATATCTTCGGCCGAGCTCATCGTTGCTTTTCCTGAGTTACAGCTGTAAATGCCGAGTGAAATTCCTAAAACAAAAATTAAATATTTCATTGCGTGCTGTTTTCCATAAATTTACAAAATAGAACAACCAAAACATATCATTTTCAGCAGCTTTAACAAAAAAACCACCCGATAGTTCAGATGGTTTATAAATCACGACTTCATTTTTAAACTATCGGCCAAAAAGTCCTCCCAACAGTCCGCCTTTCTTAGAGCCTCCACCCAACACCATTCCGGCGATATCATCCACAACACTACCGTCACCATCACCATCGAGTAAGCTTTCAATTAGCGATTGTTGTTTTTGTTGTGATGTACTACCACCACCTAGCATCCCCCCAAGAAGGCCATCTAAAGCACCTTGAGATTTTATACTTTTTTGACGTTGTTGTTTTCCAAGATATCCAAGAACAATAGGAGCCAGTACGGTTAGGATCTGCATTACTGAGTTGCTATCCATACCCGATTTTTTAGATAAAGCGCCCACAACATTATCCTGTGAACCTCCCAGAACATGGCCAAGGATTCCCAAACCATCGATCTTCACATCCTCATTAACACCTCCGCCAAAAAGTCCGCCAAGATTATCCAGTATGCTTCCGTCGTGTTTATTATTTAAAGCGTTCATTAAACCTTGGGCACCTTGAGGAGTATTGGCATTTCGTTTCATGGCTCCCATTAAAAGCGGTATTGCCATTGCGACAACCGAAGCGGTTTTATCCTCCGGCTGACGAGTTTCGTTACTTACTCCGCTAACGATCTGTCTTCCCAGATCACTATTTAATAAATCCATTATACCTGCCATCTTGTTATCTTTTTGGTTCGACTTTTCAATTTACTAAACGCTATTATACTTTTTCCAGGATATTAATGATCTGCTCTGCGAGCTCGGTTCCAATTCTATCCTGAGCCTCCGCAGTAGCAGCTCCAATATGAGGACTTAACGAAATGTTTCCGTTCATAAGGACTTTGAGCGCCGGGGTGGGTTCTTCTTCAAAAGTATCCAGGGCAGCAAAAGATAACTTTCCGCTTTCCAAAGCTTCTATTAGTGCTTTTTCATCGATTACCCCACCACGGGCAGCATTTATGATAGCTGCACCATCCTTCATTTGTTCTATTTGGGTCTTTCCGATGATATAATCCTTCTGTGCTGGAACATGAAGCGTAATAAAATCACTGTGTTTGATCAATTCTGAAACAGGCTCTGTTTTTATTTTTAATGTGATCTCCTGTCCGTCGTAAAAATCGAGGGTGATGTCTGCTTCACCTACGTGATTATCACTCGCGATAACTTTCATACCACAGCCCAGAGCGATCTTAGCCACTTCGCGACCAATTCTTCCGAAACCAATAATACCAATGGTTTTACCTCTTAATTCTCTTCCCGAAGCATAGCTTTTCTTTAACTCTTTAAACTTGGTGTCTCCTTCCAACGGCATATTACGGTTTGCATCAAAGAGGAAGCGAACGCCACCAAATAGATGTGCGAAAACCAGTTCAGCTACAGAAGCAGACGAGGCTGCCGGTGTATTGATCACTTTCAATCCCTTTTCACGAGCGTATTCCACGTCAATATTGTCCATTCCCACGCCTCCGCGACCAATGATCTTAAGACCTGGACATGCATCGATTATGTTCTTTCTAACCTGTGTCGCGCTACGAACCAAAATAACGTCTATATTGTTCTCATTTATATAATTGATAAGCTGTTCTTGTGCAACACTTACTGTGATAACTTCAAAACCTGCATTTTCAAGAGCTTCAATTCCACTTTTTGAGATTCCGTCGTTGGCTAATACTTTCATGTTCAGATAAAATTTTTATGTTCTTTTTTATTTCTTATTCCTATTAATTTGTGGGTACCTATGACTTGCGCTCTAATTCTTTCATCACATCTACCAATACCTGAACACTTTCCAGCGGTAAGGCATTGTACATCGAAGCCCGGTATCCGCCTACGCTTCTGTGTCCGTTAAGACCGTTGATGCCTGCTTCCTTCCACATCGCATCAAATGAATCTTTTACGGCTTCATTGGTAAGATTAAAGGTGGCATTCATATTAGACCGGTCTTGGTTCTCGGTGACAAATCCTTTAAATAAAGGGTTTCTGTCTATTTCAGAATACAAGAGATCGGCTTTTTGGTTGTTAATTTTTTCAATGGCAGGAATTCCCCCCATATCTTTGAGCCACTGAAGGGTAAGCATAGAAACATAGACCGGAAAAACTGCCGGAGTATTAAACATACTTTCTTTCGCTATATGTACCTTATAATCCAGCATAGATGGGATTGCTCTGGAAACCCTACCGAGGATAGATTCTTTAATAACAACCAGCGTTGTTCCGGCCGGTCCCATGTTTTTCTGAGCACCTGCGTAGATAAGATCGAATTTAGAGAAGTCCAACACCCTTGAAAATATATCACTACTCATATCGCACACCAATGTGGCATCGGTTTCAGGAAACCGTTTTAACTGAGTTCCGAAGATGGTGTTATTGCTCGTACAATGAAAATAATCAGCATCTGCAGGAATAGAATAATTTTTAGGTATATAATTGAAGTTTTGATCTTTAGATGATGCTACTTCAACTATCTCTCCAAATAACTTTGCTTCCTTGATAGCCTTGTCGGCCCATGTTCCGGTATTTAAATATGCTGCCTTTTTTTCAAGCAGATTGTAAGCAACCATTAAGAATTCCATACTGGCTCCTCCTTGCAGAAACAGTGCTTGATACCCTTTATTATGAAGTCCTAAATGCTCCAGTGCCAGCGCTCTAGCCGAATCCATAACTTCGACGAAATCTTTACTTCGATGAGAGATCTCGATCAACGAAAGATCCAGACCGTTAAAATTAATTACCGCTTCAGAAGCTTTTTTCAGAACGGATTGAGGCAGGATACAAGGCCCGGCGCTAAAATTATGCTTTTTCATAAATAGGAAATTTCAAGTTGCAAAGATGTAAAATATGACAGGAATTAGGGTTAATTAAATGATAATTTATCAAGATAGTTTCAACAAAAAGTCCAGAGTATCAACACCATCGGCATAATCCCACAACTGTGGCGTTTGCGCTTTGCCGAAGTTAATTTCGTTCGATATTCCAGAATCTGATACAATACATTGTATCCTTTCAGAATTCGCGGCAAGCTTGTCACGTAGCGACTTCGTATCGCTGTAATATTCATAAAAGACAACAGAAATAGGCGAGGAGTAGCTCGCATCTTCCTTCAGTAACAGAAATTCATTATCCAGCAATTGGATCCCACTCATGAGGTATACGGCCTTGTTGTAATCGTAATTATTGATGTATTTATTATGCTGAATAATGTCCTTTTTCTCAAATACGGCATTAAAGAAATCATCAAAATTATAGTCTTCCGGGACAAACAATTTAGAAACGTTTCTACAACCGAGTCCGAAGTACGTAAAAATATCATCGGCCAGAGCTTGCAGTTGTGCCGGGGTCTCACCACCTGTTAATACAGCAACCGAATTACGGTTTTTCCTAATGATATGCGGATATCTCGAAAAATAATGATCAAAATATCTTGCGGTATTGTTGCTTCCTGTCGCGATCACCGCGTCAAAATCACTCAATTTATCTTTAGTGATCGTTATCCTACCCTGAAATTGGGGTTCAATAATTTGCAGATATTCTGAAAGCAGTGGTAGTATCTGATCGTCGTTGGATGATTGTTTTATAAGGATTTGATTGCCGGAGATGAGGACCGATATAAAATCGTGAAAGCCCACCAAAGGAATATTCCCCGCCATGATCACGGCTATCGTCTTTGGGGCACCATTCTTAAAATTGTACTTCGAGGTCCACTTTTTCAAGTTTTCTTCGGAAAGGGCTTCAGACCAGGATGCACACGCAAAGCGCAGATTGTCCCGAGTAAACCAGCCGTTGTGATCTTTTGCCGATTGCAATTGCTGAAGCATACGTTCAAAATATGACTCATTTGCAGGAATTTGCGGATTTTTAATAGCGCCTTCCGAAGCAAATTGTCCTAAAAATGAACCCAAGGTAGCAAATGCGTTAATTCTTTGTTGTAATTGCATACTTAGTTTGGAGTTGCCCTTTATAGGCATTAAATTTGCGGCAAAGTTAGAAAAAGAAAAACCTATGGCAATCATAATAACAGATGAATGTATCAATTGCGGAGCCTGTGAACCCGAATGCCCTAACACGGCAATCTACGAAGGTGCCGATGATTGGCGTTATGCAGATGGAACAGATCTGGAGGGAACTGTAGTACTTCCGAATGGAAAACAGGTAGATGCCAATGAGACTCAGGAGCCTGTAAGTGATGAAATTTATTATATAGTTCCCGATAAGTGTACCGAATGTAAAGGCTTCCATGAAGAGCCTCAATGTGCTGCTGTTTGTCCGGTAGATTGCTGTGTCCCGGATGAGGATCACGTAGAAAGTGAAGAAACCTTATTGGCTAAACAGTCCTTTATGCATAAAGAATAACACCATAAAGCATAAAAAAGAACCCTCCGATTTTCAATTGAAAATACCGGAGGGTTTCTTTTTTGTGGGGATTAAGATCTATTACATCTTATTCTTTTTGATGGTCGTTTTAGTCTTCACATCAAGCGTATATAGCGTAGTTACAATACTATCGCTTTCCGGATCGTAACTCTCTACCACAAAGTTTCCATTTTGATTAAAGTATCCAAATGAACTTACACCATCCTGAGTTAATATATAATATCCTGCCTGAGACGAAGGACGCAGGGTAGCATAAGGCGTCATTACATCGTTTTCGGCATAGGTCATTAAATTATAACCGCTGGTTTCTCTTGGAGCAAATCTATATGTCACCCCGTCGTTACTAAAGTCTACATCGGTGTTTACTTTGGTAGGCAGCATTTGAGTATCAAAATTATGCGTTCCGTCGAAGTTCTTTAATGCCATATCCTGGGTCTCTGTCTTAGTGACCTCTTTGGTCTGAACATCCACACCTTTACTATCTTTTACGGTAGTTTTGGTGACCGTTGTTTCCTTTTTCTCGTTCTCTGTTTGAGTTTCCTGCGCAAATAGCATACTTCCCGAAGCAAGTAACAGCGCTGTTAAAATTAATTTTCTCATAATTAGATGTTTTTAAAGTTAAGATTATTAGACTATTTATTGAAAGACAACCAATAAGGTTGCCTTTTGGGTTTATTTATTGTTCTTATTCATTTTATCCAGTTTCTTTTTAAGATTAGGATCCTTGATGTCGATCTTGTATACATAATTCATTACCCCGTCATTGTCGGGATCATAAGCTTCTACCACAAAATCTCCATCCTGATTAAAATATCCGAATGAGTTTTTCCCATTTCTGGTATAGATATAATATCCCGGCTGACTGGACGGATAAATTCTCGCATACTCATCATTTCCATCTAAATTTACAATGGCATATCCTGGTTTTACAGGCTTAAAGCGATACACTACACCGTCGTAATCGTAGTCCACATCTGTATTTACCTTTGTGGGAAGCATTACCGTGTTAAAATCGTGCTTACCATCATAGTTAGTGAGCGCCTTGTCCTGAACTTCAGTTCTGGTAACCTCTTTTATTTTAACAGATTTTCCCTTGTCATCACTAGAGGTAGTTTTGGTAACTACTGTTTCTTTTTTCTCGTTTTCTACTTGTGCAAAACCAGCCGTTGTAAAGGCTGTTAACGCAAAAATTAAAAGTATCCTTTTCATAATATCTAGGTTTAAATGCTTGGTTTAAAATTTAATACGATCAAATGTACCCAGAGACTGAGTTAAATTGTTTTAAGACAGTTATAAGTCTTTATTAATCTTTTCTCTGATTAACACTTTTTAACATAATTACTCTTAAAAGCGGGTAGTATAGGATCAATATGCTGCAGAAGCGCCTTTATTTATTTTTGTACATTTAGATCAAATCCCGTATGACATGCCTACTTGGTTACACATAGTTATTTGGATACTCGTGGTATATATTGTAATAAGCATAGTCTTGTATTATGTACAGGATTATTTTTTGTTTAAACCTGAAAAATTACCTCGAGATTATGAGTTCTATTATGAAAATCAAGTAGTTAAAGAATACAACCTCGAAACCCGAGATGGGGCAGTGATAAACGGACTTCACTTTTGTGTGAAACATCCCAAAGGCGTTGTGTTATATTTAAAGGGAAATTCTAAGAGTATTAAAGGGTGGGGCAAATTTGCTGTTGATTTCACCAGACATGGCTACGATGTGATCATGGTCGATTACCGGGGCTTTGGTAAAAGTAGTGGAAAGCGTTCCCAAAAAGCGATTAAAAGAGATCTTCAATATGTATATGACAAGATACGGGAGCAGGTGGCCGAAAAGTATATTATTCTTTATGGTCGTTCATTGGGTTCAGGATTTGCAACCAAACTCGCTTCAATGAACAATCCCAAAATGCTTATTCTGGATGCTCCTTATTACAGCCTTACCAAAGTTACCGGCAGATACATGCCATTTATGCCACTTTCTATCATTATGCGCTACCCCATGCCTACATATAAATGGCTGAAATATGTAAACTGCCCGGTTCATATCATACATGGAACGAAGGATAATCTTATTCCCTTTAAAACCAGTGTAAAATTATCTCAGATTAAACCGAAGCTCACTCGATTATATCCCATTATCGGCGGCGGTCATAAAAATTTAAACAATTTTGAATCCTATCACAGAATGTTGGGCGAGATCATCACTTCAGAGCCACAGAAGATCGATCTTGAATCCACAAGTCTAGGAGTAAAACATTCGGCAGGAAATTAGAATGAAAAGCGTTATAAAACTTGTACTTTTTATATTTTCGGCCGCCTTACTTTTTATTATGGGAATATACCTGCTTCAGGAAAAGATCATTTTTCAGCCTACACCCTTGCCTCAGGACCATCAATATGTTCTGGATGTTCCATTTACTGAATTCTTCATAGAATCTAACGATGGAGCCCGGCTAAACGGCCTGCATTTAAAGGTCGAAGATCCAAAGGGTATGATCGTATACTATCACGGAAATGCCGGCGACCTGCAACGATGGGGCGAGATTTGTTCTTTTTTTCTTCAATTTCATTATGACGTACTAGTAATGGATTACCGGACCTATGGCAAGAGTACAGGGAAGTTAACCGAAAAGAATCTTTATAGCGATGCGCAATTATTCTATGATAAGGCAAAAGAAGATTTTTCTGAAGAAAATATTGTCATTTACGGTCGCTCTCTGGGCGCTTCCATAGCCACTAAGATCGCTTCTGAGAATGAACCTTCTCAATTGATCCTGGAAACACCGTTTTATTCGCTTACCGATCTGGTAAAGGACAAATTTAAGATCCTTCCGGTGAGTAAGTTGTTAAAATATCGTTTTCCATCCTCGACTTTTATTAAGAGTGTTTCATGCCCTGTTACGATTTTACACGGTACAGCCGACGGTGTAGTTCCTTACGAGTCGGGTTTAAAATTATTCAATTCCATTTCGAATAAACCCCGGACTTTAGTCACCATTGAAGGAGGCGGACATAATGATCTTATAAATTTTGATACCTATAGCACGGCAATTCAAAATGCATTGCAATAAAAAACCCGGCATTTGCCGGGTGATTTTATAAAAAGCTGTTGCGGTTAATTTCCGTCGTCACCTTTCTTTAATTTTGCCATTCCTTTTGGACGGTGTTCCAGTTTTTTCCGTTGTTCTTCCAACTGCCGCTCCATTTCCTTCTTCTTTTCGAGAAGTATTTGCCGTTCTCTTTCTGCTTTGGCTTTTTCTGCTTTGATTGAAGCTTCCAGTTGTGCCTGTTTTTCGGCTTCTATAGCCTTCATTTTTGCTTCATTCTCGGCATCGATATTGGTAGAATTATCAACAACTTCAACTTTGTCTTTCTTATTGACCTTTACATCCGAATTCTGATCTTGTTCGTCGGTACCCTCAACTTCAATGATACCTTCTTCGGTTTCGGTCTCGGCAACCACCACGGTTTCTACTTTAGTATCCTTTTTGGTTACCTTCTTTACCGTTGTCGTTTCGTTTATATCTTTATTCACCTGAGCATTGACTGCAGCTAAACTAAATAATACTGCACATGCGGTTAACATTAAATTTTTCATACGTATTGGTTCTTTAGATTATTAAGTATAAACCTACGGATTTTGTTGTTAATCTATTGCCAATACAGTGCAAATGTTTTCCTATTTTTTCTGAAAAATCACTCGATTCATATTCTGTTTTTTCTATTCTGAAAATGTATATTTGCAGCCTTAATATCTGAAGCAAAATAAAACGGAAGCTTCGTTAAAAACCCGAATATGAAAGCCGGAATAGTAGGATTACCAAATGTAGGGAAATCTACCCTGTTTAATTGTCTGTCTAATGCAAAAGCGCAAAGTGCAAACTTTCCCTTTTGTACCATAGAGCCGAACATAGGAGTAGTTAATGTTCCCGATGAACGCCTGGTGAAACTTGAAGAATTGGTAAATCCGGAGCGAGTTGTTCCCGCTACAGTAGAGATCGTCGATATTGCCGGACTCGTAAAGGGAGCGAGTAAGGGCGAAGGTCTTGGAAATCAGTTTCTGGGCAATATTCGTGAAACCGATGCCATTCTCCATGTACTCCGGTGTTTTGATAATGATAATATAGTTCATGTAGACGGAAGTGTGGATCCTGTTCGTGATAAGGAAACCATCGATATAGAACTACAGTTAAAAGACCTTGAAACCACCGAAAAAAAGCTTGAAAAAGTAAAACGCGCTGCTCGAACCGGTAATAAGGAGGCTCAAAAAGAAGAAGCAGCACTTCAAAAAGTGCTCAAGGGACTTGAATCCGGAATTTCTGTGAGAGCTATAGAGCTAACTCCTTCTGAGCGGGAAGACTATATCGATCAGATGCAGTTTATAACCGATAAGCCTGTGATGTATGTGTGTAATGTTGATGAAAGTGCTGCTGCTACCGGAAATGCCTATGTAGATAAGGTAAAAGAGGCTGTAGCCCATGAAAATGCCGAAGTTCTGGTGCTCGCTGTTGGAACTGAAGCCGATATCACCGAACTGGAAACTTTCGAAGAACGTCAGTTATTTTTGGAAGATCTAGGACTGGAAGAGCCCGGTTCGGCAAAACTTATCCGAGGAGCCTATCGATTATTAAATCTTCAAACCTATTTTACCGCAGGAGTAAAAGAAGTTCGCGCATGGACCATTCCTGTGGGGTCTACTGCGCCTCAGGCCGCAGGTGTGATTCACACCGATTTTGAAAAAGGTTTTATTAGGGCAGAGGTTATAAAGTACTCCGATTTCGAAACTCTGGGTAGTGAAGCCAAGGTTAAGGAAGCCGGAAAGTTAAGCGTTGAGGGTAAAGAGTATATCGTACAGGATGGTGATGTAATGCACTTCCGTTTTAATGTTTAATAACTAATTGAGAAGTGAGGCGTGAGGCATAATTGTAATAACAATTATGGATCGCACATCACTCCATTGATCCAACAACTTCTGCTTTTATGAAGTTACCATTCAAAGTACTAAAACGTAATCCGCATCGTCATCGCTTTATATCGATCTCCAGTGCGACTTTCACCGCTAACAGGGTAAATTGAGATATTGTCATTTTTCTTTTTGTGCAGTTCGGGTACGAGTATTCCTGTAGCTGCTCCAAGAACATATCCAAGCGTTACATCGGTTAAAAAATGTTGTCCAGCTTCTATACGCAGATAGGCTACAACCGCAGGAACTGTGGCAGCTCCTGCCCAGATCCAAGGTTTTGCAGGTGAATCGGGATTAAAATCGCTGTAAACCTTTGCTGCAAAGAAAGTCGCAGCCGCTGAAGCCGCAACGTGACCGGCATAGAAGGAACGCTGACCGTTATTGGAAAGTCGTCTTTCTAACGGGGTGTCTCCACTGTCGTCGTAGACATAAGGACGTGAACGGTCTATTAACCCGGCCGTAAGGGTGTACATGGTAGCCGTAGTACCCAATGTCTCCAGATACAGGACGGCAATTTGTCCGGTATGGTCATTCATTTTATCATCGAATAGGAATACAAATGGAGTAGCAAAGGAAATTCCAAATGGAATATCGCTAAGATTACTGGCACTTTCAGAATGGTTTCCGGCAGCCCAGCGATCAATACCGTTGATATCATCGATATTGAGGTTGTTAAATTCCTCCATGGTCATATCATCCTTATTCTGAATAAGAAGCAAACCTCCGGCGCTACCGGCAAGACCAAGGCCGGTCCAGATAGCATCAGTGGTCCAGTCCAGCTGATAAGGCGAGTCGGATTCCTGAGCGTTCGAACATATAAAGACTAATAAAAAGGCGGGTAGTAGTATGTATTTTTTCATAACCCAAATATAGATGAAGAGATTTCAGTTACATTTTCATTTAACGTTTTCTTAATTGAATTTTAAGGAAGAATTTTGAATCCAATTTAACGTTTTACTGAAGAAATTTTCCGAATCTTACTAACAATTAGCGGCTTCCAATTGTTAATTACTTTAGGCGTTCGGGGTTTCAATTTTGTACTCGAAATTCTATATTTATCCACTATTCACAAGACTTTATGGCTCAAACAGAATATACCGAAGATAATATACGCTCACTCGATTGGAAAGAACATATTCGAATGCGACCCGGGATGTATATCGGGAAGTTGGGTGATGGCTCTTCACCGGATGATGGAATTTATATTTTGCTTAAAGAAGTGATCGATAACTGTATTGACGAATTTGTCATGGGAGCAGGTAAGACCATTGAGATCCGAATTAAGGATAAAGAAGTGAAGGTAAGGGACTACGGACGCGGGATACCGCTAGGTAAGGTAGTGGATGTGGTTTCAAAAATGAATACTGGTGGAAAATATGACACCAGAGCCTTTAAGAAGTCGGTTGGACTTAACGGGGTAGGTACGAAAGCGGTAAATGCACTTTCGGCTTATTTTAAAGTAGAATCGGTAAGGGACAACCAAATGAAAACCGCCGAATTCGAGCTGGGAGAATTAAAAAATAGTCCCGATATAGAAGACACTACGAAGCGAAAGGGAACCAAGGTTGTCTTTATTCCGGATGAAAGTATTTTTAAGAATTATAAGTACCGAACCGAATATGTTTCAAAGATGTTGATGAACTACGTCTATCTCAATCCGGGATTGACCATCGACTTCAACGGAGAAAAATTTGTTTCAGAAAACGGATTGAAAGACCTCCTGGAAGACAATATGTCTAAAGAGGACATGCTTTACCCCGTCATTCACCTTAGGGGTGAGGATATTGAGATAGCCATGACCCACAGCAAAACGCAGTACAGCGAGGAATACCACAGTTTTGTGAACGGGCAGCACACCACTCAGGGTGGAACGCATCAGGCGGCATTCAGAGAGAGTCTTGTGAAGACGATTAGAGAATTCTACGGAAAGAATTACGAAGCGAGCGATATTCGAAAATCCATTGTTTCGGCCATTAGTATAAAGGTGATGGAGCCCGTCTTC is from Constantimarinum furrinae and encodes:
- a CDS encoding DNA topoisomerase IV subunit B, with the translated sequence MAQTEYTEDNIRSLDWKEHIRMRPGMYIGKLGDGSSPDDGIYILLKEVIDNCIDEFVMGAGKTIEIRIKDKEVKVRDYGRGIPLGKVVDVVSKMNTGGKYDTRAFKKSVGLNGVGTKAVNALSAYFKVESVRDNQMKTAEFELGELKNSPDIEDTTKRKGTKVVFIPDESIFKNYKYRTEYVSKMLMNYVYLNPGLTIDFNGEKFVSENGLKDLLEDNMSKEDMLYPVIHLRGEDIEIAMTHSKTQYSEEYHSFVNGQHTTQGGTHQAAFRESLVKTIREFYGKNYEASDIRKSIVSAISIKVMEPVFESQTKTKLGSTDMGGKLPTVRTFINDFVKTNLDNYLHKNPETAEKIQRKIMQAERERKELSGIRKLAKERAKKASLHNKKLRDCRVHLGDMKNDRRLESTLFITEGDSASGSITKSRDVNTQAVFSLRGKPLNSYGMSKKIVYENEEFNLLQAALDIEETMEDLRYNNIVIATDADVDGMHIRLLLITFFLQFFPELIKEGHLYILQTPLFRVRNKKETIYCYSEEERLAAIEKLKPKPEITRFKGLGEISPDEFQHFIGRDMRLDPVMLDKALSIEELLSFYMGKNTPDRQEFIIENLKVELDKVED